In Sus scrofa isolate TJ Tabasco breed Duroc unplaced genomic scaffold, Sscrofa11.1 Contig1537, whole genome shotgun sequence, the sequence tttctcttgtttcctttagggtgtctgttgctttattggttttctgtctagaggatctgtccagtgATGTGAGgtggggtatttaggtctcctactatgattgtattctcatcaatatctccctttatgtctgttaatatttgttgtatgtatctgggtgctcctatatttggggcatatatgttgatgatagtaacatcctctccttggatggatcccttaatcattaaatagtgtccttctttgtctttctttatgtcttttgttttaaagtctattttgtctgattttagcgttacgactcctgcttttctgtcatgtctattggcatgaaatatttttccccaccctttcactttcaatctatatgtatcttttgtcctgaggtgagtttcttgtaggcagcatattgaaggtttttgcctttttatccactcagccactctctgtcttttggtcttttgattggggcattcagcccattgacatttaaggtgataattgatagatgattatttattgccatttgaacctcgtgttccagttgattctatggttctccattcttcctttcttttttttttttttttttgttggatggtctcctgttattatctgcttgagtgtattttttttttcattttttgcaaatgcaatatttggttttggcttgtggttgccctgttttttaagtatgctaaccctttcccataattgtgtgttttagcctgatggtcctgtaagttcaaacacttcattactatattaaaattaagaagagaaacatacaaacaaacaaaaaggattatttacttcctatcatcccttgcccacattttatggttttgatgactcttttttatttttttctttttaattttgtttgaagcatgttcatgattaaatctgtatgctggcttatttgagtgactgctctctgattgcggtttcctcagtcctagttcttcctcttcttcttctttttttttcttttcttttttcttccctttccttcctttctttttggtttagagaagccctttcaatatttcctttaacctgggttttgtgttgctgtattctttaagtttttgtttgttgggaaaagtttttatttccccttctattttcaatgatattcttgctggatagagtcttctagattgcatattttttcctttcagcactttgaagatattttgccactcccttgtggcccatagtgtttctgtagagaaatcagctgatatgcttatgggggttcccttgtagggaacattctgcttttctctcttgctgcctttaggatcctctctttatcactaacttttgccatttttattatgatgtgtcttggtgtgggtctgtttgggttcagtttgtttggggccctctgtgcttcttgtatcttgaacccagtatcctttagatttgggaagtttccagcgataatttcttcaaatatattttccatccccttatctttttctactccttctggaattcctattatgcgtagattggcccgctttatattatcccataggtctcttatattgctttccagttttttgatttggttttctgtctgctgaccggattgggtgatttccattattctatcttccatatcactgattcgttcttctgcattattcattctggtttttactgcccctagttcagtttgcatctctgcaaatgaatgttctagtttttcttggctcctccttatatattctagctcctttctgagggtatctgcattactgttcctatcttctcttcattccttcagtattttcactatttctcttttgaactccaggtctatctcactgcagagatcagtttcattgttgactgttttaggtgagtcctcctgttggtttgactcgGGGTGGTTTCTCAGCATCTTcttcttgcttgttgttttctttctcctgagggagttgtactctccgttattgggcagtgtttgccttgtcactgccgtggaatatttcctgagggctggcgttgttggtcaatcttttttgaggcagtgtggcttttctggagtgttgatggggctaacagtgtttctttggagcaaaggagggcttcctgagggcagacaggactgggaggtccacaccatggtggtagcagatttcacttggtcatgcagagcttgctctggtgtttttaggctgtggggttctttcagtgggttggcggtgttgggcagctgttcctcaggagtgcagcaccccctgggggctggagcagctatctgggtcactgagaacctaagaggctcttccctagggcagcccaactcagaagaacagcctgagaatgtaggcggatcttttcacagtccggccgagcttgttgcagcttttctgggctgcaggggctcttccagggggctggtggtgctgagcagctatttcGCGGGAGtgcggcaccccctgggggcttgggaaggtagcagggccactggaaactgaagaggctgctacccagggcagcccgactcagaaagaccatctgagatcttttcccgactcggccaggcttgttgcaggttttctgggctgcagggggtcctgcccggagctggcagtcctatgcagctggtccactagagcatcccctgggggttgggcgggtagcagggccgttggagacccaagaggctcctccccgactcagaaaaaccgtctgagaattaggccgatctattcacggcctggctaagcttgttctagcttttctgggctgcagtccttttctcaggggctggtggtgtttggtgctgctctgcggaagtgtagcccctccaaaggacaagcaggcctgtgcagggacagcccctgcggtgttaggcttcaggcagttgttgaggccagccctcctggatggcaggcagccccaggtccatgaGAGCGTAgggcatggtgggggtggggggaggggatgcactgggaagcacagctttcagccagctagcgggcctgtaagcttgctgtggcgtggggggtattctatggggacccaccccttcttctctcccctccccagctcggGCGCAGagcaggctcttctcccaggttccctctgatgcggctttccacttccctgcccctagagtattgttcccttcctctgcgacagctttgttttctagtctcccaggcagtctctgccccatcaaatggtttctagaccctccaagcagtttccgctctgccccaaccccccagcccggggactcaCCTCTGCAGCCGAGGTCtccgtgcccagcccccacccaggcgtcgccaggccctttcccggggactaacctctggaggtGAAgatttggtgcccagcccccacccaggcgtctcaatttttggtgactgtgcccatagttcacatggtccgttgggttcttttttatttatttaaaaaaaaattttttttaaatatatttttttaaattttcccactgtacagcaagggggtcaggttatccttacatgtatacattacaattacatttttccccccaccctttcttctgttgcaacatgagtatctagacaaagttctcaatgctattcagcaggatctccttgtaaagctattctaggttgtgtctgataagtccaagctccccatccctcccactccctccccctcccatcaggcaaccacaagtctcttctccaagtccatgattttcttttctgaggagatgttcatttgtgctggatattagattccagttataagtgatatcatatggtatttgtctttgtctttctggctcatttcactgatgattggattcggaagatgtggtatatatacacaatggaatactactcagccataaaaaagaatgacataatgccatttgcagcaacatggatggaagtagagaatctCCGTTGGGTTCCTGatcagcttttccgtactccaacttactgctacactcttctctgcatctggagcttcctctggtttgtttgatctttcccccggtaggtgactttccagggtgcggtatccctttctcctccgcagttccctttcggagcgcccgtcctgctcggattcaccttctctcactctcctcttttctcccgttctgcccagtaatgtcacgaacttcttgccgttattggagtttaggttcctctgccagcgattggttgctgttctgtgcgagtcatttattctgtagatgtgctttttttgtgtttgtgggagagggtgagcgtgtccccctactcctccgccatcttgtcctctctctccatgCATCTGCTTTTCCCAGTCAGGGGCCACATCTTTGAACCCCGCCCCCCTCTGCTGGGCTGTCAGAAAGGCGCCCTCTGTGGGGTTGGATGGGGGGACGGAATGGGAAGACCAGGTGGTGTTTGCTCCAGTGGCTGGTGGTCTGTGGGATGATGGCCCCTTGACTTTCTCTGTGCACCGACGATGGCTCCCAAAGGAAGGGGTTTGGGGGAGCgttggagaggaagagaagacagcACGTGCAAGAGACCTCCACGGAGAAAGGAGCCATGAGGGCCAGAAAGCCGTTCAGCCAGGAGGAGCCCCTCTTGGCAAAGCCGGTTCCACCTAAGTGGCGGCCGAGAGCCAGCTGAACCTCAGGGAAACTCTTGTCGCTGGGTTGACACTTCTTGGTTCTCGTTGTAACACCATGGGAGCAGCACCACCTTCCCTTTGCACCCGTGCCCCTGCAGCGGGACTGCCTGGGTGGCCTGCAAGGCGTGCTGGGACGTGTGGGGAGCCTCTGGAAGGATGTGTGTGGAGCCCTGCCTCTGCGCCAAACACTCAGATCACCTGACCCCAAACACCAAGACCAATACTCATAAGCAGGaacccttccctcctcctgggaGATAGGCTGGGAGCCCTTTCTTTCCCCCCCATGTTTCATGGCTGACCCTGCTACCCATggacgtccccaggctaggggtcacatcagaggtGCGCTTACCAGTCTACCTGCACTCCAAAGGGAGACACACCGCATCCGAGCttcatcttcgacccacaccccagctcagcGTCATGCagggtccttaccccactgagtcaggccaaggatggaacccacctcctcatggacaccacgtcaggtttttaatccactgatccGGCCCAGGCACTCTGTGGGCTGGGAGCCTCTGTGCCTTTGGGCTTCCTAGCAGTATGGACGGTGACAGTAGGAGCTGAGACCAGAGAAGGTCCTGATGAGCCTCCCAGGTCAGGGCAGTTTCCAGAGGAGTGAGCCATGCTGGGGCAACATTGTGGGGTTTTCCGCTTTGTACGTGGTGTGCATATGGTCCATCATCTCTTGAGAGGTGCAGAgaaatcctttgacaaaatccatccCCCACGTCAGATCCAAACCCTTCTGAAAGTGGGCCTGGAAGGGACCGACCTCCCCACACGGAGGGCCATTGAGACACACCCAGAGCTACCCTCCTTCTCCGTGGGGAACCGAGGAAAGGCCTCCCGTGGAGATCCGGCCCAAGTCCAGGATCTGTGCTCTTGCCTCTCATTCAGCACAGTTGGGGAAGTCCTAGCCTTGGCAATGAGAGAAGGTAAGGCAATGCCAGGAATccacatgggaaaggaaggaggaaaaggtcCCTGTTTATTTGCAGGTGACAGGATACGACCCTCAGCAACGCCTCCAGACGCTGCCAGAAACCTGTTGGAGCTCAACCAGGCATTGGGCCAAGCCGCAGGAGACACACACTGCACAGCGCACAGGGAAATGCCTGGGTTTTCTGTGCCATCCACATGCCCCTCCGGGGGGTCCCGTGCCTTCCGACCACCCCCCACCCGCCACCCCCGAGCCCAGCGGACTTTGGGCGACACAGCAGGCCAGCAAGGCACAGCGCTGAGGCGGAGCCACgtgggggctgcagggcccgCCCCTCCCCGCGCGGCTGCCCAGGTGCTGGTCATTCCCAGGCGCCTGGGCAGCGCGCATGCGCGGCGTCCTCCCCGCGGGctgcccagcccagagctggCGCCTACAGAGTCCCCAGCCAGGGCCTCCCAGGTGGTCTCCCGGGGTGCGGACCTGACTCCGGATCCTTGCAGGAGAGTCGGGCAGAGCCTCTGCCGGGGAGGAGGTCGCTCCAGGGCAGAGAGTCCTGGGACACATGCTGCGAAGAACCCCGAGGCCGACGTTGTCACGAGGGAGATGGTGCCCTGGCAGAAGCTCAGGTCCCTGCCTGGCTTTCCAACCCCGCCAAAGCCGGTGGGCATCATAGGTGGAGcagattgggggcggggggtgggggccgcGGAAGGAGCCCGCTGCGTTTCTGGAAGAGGGCTGAGGAGGCACTAGTTGGGGAGCCACGGTGTTTGTTCCCTGGGTGTTCCAGATGGGGTTCCTGCCTTTTACTGGCTTCGCCGGCTCCCCTGCGTGGCCAGCTCTGCCCGCCTGTTTCCTTGCCCTGGAGGGAGCAGCGACGTGAGGGGAGGCGTTCTTTGGGGTTCCGGGTCCGACCTTCTGGCCTGGGGTCTCGCCCTgtctctctcctgctcctcctcgggccctttctccctctctctccgcTGCCGACGCCCCACCCCCCGCCTTCCCTGCCTTTGTCCTCTGGTTCTCTGTCTGTCCCCGTCCCTGCCTCGCTGGCTCTTGCCCTCGGCCTCCTCCCGggcttcccccttccttccccccattgtttccccctctgtctccctccctctctccttcctgacaCCCCAGCGCAGCTGCCAAGGGCTTGAAGGACAGCCACCCCTCCGGCACCCCCTCCAAGCTGGCTCCTTGGGCATGCGGTGGGGCAGGGGCGTCTCCTCCACCAAGGGGCTTGGGAAAGCTGCCTCTGCACGTGGCAGACACTCTTCTGGACCCGCAGCTCCCCACAGGCGAAACAATTCCCTCCCAAGGCAGGCAGGACTTCAGCTCGCATCTCCGACCCGAAAATGCCTGGGCAAGAGCTCGGGACACAGGGCTCAGCAAGGATGCGGGCGCTCTCCCAGCAAAAGCCGAGAAGCACACCAGCCATGGCACCCCACCCAACCACAGCACGCAAAACCCTTCTGCACAGCCCAGGAGGCAATGGCGCCCAGGGCCGCGTTCTCCACTCCCGCAGAAGGGAAGCACGTCTTGGCCCCCTCTCGAGAGTGGCCACGCTTCTGGGGCTCTCCAGCTTGTCTTGGGAGGTGGAGCCTGGCCAGAGGAGTGGGGAATTGGAGCTGGCGCTCCTGGTGGATACCACGGGCACAGCACTGCCCGATCCCAGCCTCATCGGCAACTTCCACCGTGGCTGACGGCGAGGCTGCCCCCGGAAGccacggagcaaggccggggagGGAACACGCCTCCCCTGGAGACGCCTCGGGTTCCGAACCCGGGGAGCCACACCGGGAACGCCAGGCGGTCCTTTCCCCGACTGCTGCTTTCAGCACATGCCACCCCCTGGGGGGAATCCCGAGGTGAGTGCGGCTCATGGGGCTTCAGACCCACTCTGCTTTCCTGCTTTGGAAAGGGCACCACCAGCCATGCATCTTCTTCGGCCAGTCAGGGGCacatcctccccccccccccctctgCTGGGCTGTCAGAAAGGCGCCTTCTGCGGGGTTGGATGGGGGGGGTGGGAATGGGAAGACCAGGTGGTGTTTGCTCCAGTGCCTGGTGGTCTGTGGGATGATGGCCCCTTGACTTTCGCTGTGCACCGACGATGGCTCCCAAAGGAAGGGGTTTGGGGGAGCgttggagaggaagagaagacagcACGTGCAGGAGACCTCCACGGAGAAAGGAGCCATGGGGGGCAGAAAGCAGTTCAGCCAGGAGGAGCTCATCTGTGCAAAGCCAGTTCCACTTAGGTGTTGGCCGAGCGCTGGCTGAACCTCAGGGAAACACTTGTCGCTGGGTTGACACTTCTTGGTTCTCCCTGTAACACCGTGGGATCAGCACTCCCTTCCCCTTTGCACCGGTGACCCTGCACCAGCACTGCCTGGGTGGCCTGCAAGGCATGCTGGGACATGTGGGGGCCTATGGAGGGATCTGTGTGGAGCCCTGCCTCTGTGCCACATGCTCAGATCCCCTGAGCCCAAACACCAAGACAAATACTCCTAAACAATTATCCTTACCTCCTCCTGGAAGAGAGCCTGGTagtcatttttgttgttgcttctttgtttttttttgtttttttttttcatcttatgaaTAACTTCTGCTCATGGAAGTTGccagtccaggggtcgaatcagaaaagcagttgccagtctacagtACAAACGGAGGCACACTGCATCCgagactcatctgcaacctacaccacagctcagagcaatgcagggtgcttaacccattgagtcaggCCAATGACGGAACCCATCTCCTCATGgcccctatgtcaggttcttacccccCTGAGCCAGCACAGGAACTCTGTTGCCCTGGGATCCTCTGTGTCTTTGGGCTTCCTAGCAGTATGGATCGTGAATGTAAGAGCCGAGACCAGAGAAGGTCATGATGGACCTACTAGGTCGGGGCAGATTCTGGAGGTGTGAGCCATGCTGGGAAGAGAGTTGTGGGGATTGTGGCTGTGCTCTTGTCGTGAACAAGGTGCATCCTCTCTCAACaggtgcagaaaaagcctttgacaaaatccaacacctctTTCTGATAACAACCCTTCAGAACGTGAGCCTAGAGGGAACGTACCTCAACATTcgaaaggccatatatgacacacCCAGAGCTGCCATCCTTCTCAGTAGTGAAAAGAGGAAAGTCTTCCCATGGAGAGCAGACACAAGACCAGGATGTCTGCTCTCGTCTCTCCCATTCAacctagttttggaagtcctagccagggcagtcagagaagaagaggaaatgcaAGGAATCCCagtgggaaaggaaggagtaGGATGTccctatttgaagatgacatgatactatcccCAGAGAATCCTCAAGACGCTCCCAGAAACCTGTTAGAGCTCGACCATGAAtgtggcaaagtcgcaggatacaaaatgaatatacagAGATCAACTACATTTCTAGAGACTCACAATGAAAGATCCacgagagaaattagggaaacaatcccatttaccatcgcatcaaaaagaataaatacttaggaatcaacctacctaaagagaccaaagacctgTAAACAATCAGATGCTGTTgtaagaaatcagagatgacacaaaaagatggaaagaccttgctcttggactggaagaatacAGATTATCCAAATGACTCCACTCCCCATGGccgtctacagattcagtgcaatccctgtcaagtACGAAGGACATagttcacaggactagaacaaactCTCTgcaagtttctttggaagcacaacagactcagcagagccaaagccatcctgagaaagaaaagggagctgAACGAATCAGTCTTCCTGACTTCATACTGTACAtacaagctacagtcatcaaaaccgtatggtactggcacaaagccAAAAATGGAGATCAGGGGAACAAGACAGAAGCCCAGAAGGAACCCCATGCACCTGCAGTCCACTCggttatgacaaaggaggcaagagtatacaatggagaaaggacagtccctTCCCCacgtggtgctgggaagactggacgGCCACTGCCACAGAATGCAATTAGAACCCTTCCTAACCCCagacacaaaactaaactcaaaatgcacTAAGGACCTCAATGTAAGACCAGACGCACtaagactcttagaggaaaacataggccacacCCTCTCTGACatgaaccacagcaatatctgcccagatccacctcctagaggaaTGACAATACAAACAAACATAAATTATGGGACCTAGTGAAACATAAAtgtttctgcccagcaaaggaagccctaaccaagacaaaaaggcaacccacagatgGGTGAACATACTTGCCagtgaagcgactgacaagggattcatgtccgaaatttataaacaccacctgtagctcaataccaaaacaaacaaacaaaaaaacaaaaaacccttagcAACCCCAACAGAAAATGAGTAGATCTgtcaacagacagttctccaaagaggatgTACAGATGGCCCACTAATACATGAAAAGGTGATCAAATCACTATTAGGGAAACGCAAAGCAAAACCTCTGTGAGCTGCCCCCGTACCGCAGCCAGCGTGGCCATCATGCAGACGTCTGCAAACAGGAAATGCggggagggtgtggagcaaagggaaccctgtGATACCAGTGGTGGGAATGTCAGTTTGTACAGCACTGTGGAACACAGGAGGGAGAGTCCTCAGAAGACTCAAACTAGAATAagcatttgatccagaaatcccaccccggtcatctctccagagaaaaccatggcccGAAAAGATCCGTGTACTCCATTGTGCGTTGCAGCGCTCTGAACAAGAGCCAAGACAAGGAACccacctcaatgtccatcgacagaggcgtggataaagatgtggtccaTAGACACAAAGGAATGTGACTCAGCcatgaaagggaaagaaggaaaggcatttgcagccacatgggtgGACCTGGACACGATCAGGCTGCGTGAagctagtcagacagtgagacacccacatcatGTGCTATCACTTCCATGCGGCATCTAAGAAAAGGCCACCGTGAACTTCACTGCAGGCCAGATACAGACCTATAGATTTTGAAAGACTGATGATTTCCCACAGACACAGacaggagggtggggggaagggctggaggtctaggatggaaatgctataaagtcAGGTCATGATGGTCAAGGTACAAgactaaatacagaaaaattcattgagtaattttttaaaatgttgggatatagttgattttttatataaaaagaataaaaatgggcaTATGCATCAAGAGGTCTgcactatttttctatttttttgttatagctgatatacaatgttgtgccaatttctgttattCAGGAAAGTGACACAGTCcatcaaatatgtatatatatattttttctcttattgtctTCCGTTACGTTCTATTCCaaatgactagatagagttccctgtgctggacagcaggaccccattgctcatccattctcaatgtcatagtttgcatctactcgccccaacctccccacccagccctctccctccccctcccatccccccttggccaccacaagtctgttctccacgagtttcttttctatgggaaGGTGTATTTGTGGCAGTGATGGGATTCCAGGTATAAGGGATCTCCTgtggtgtgtgtctttctctgacggACTGACTTCCCTCAGTATGGGAATCTCTGGTGGCATCCCTGTTGCTGCTCATGGCATGATGTCCTTCTTTggatggccgagtagtattccactgtgtacgtGCACCACATCTTCATCACCCATGCCTCTGTCCTTGGCCATAGAGGTTGTGTCCATGGCTTGGCTCTCACGAGCCAGTATTGATGCTtccttttgttgtgtttttggcTGGGCCACAGTGTTTGGAAGTTCCTTCATGCCCTAAGTATTCATTGAGCCCCTCCTGTATGCAGAGTCTCTAGATGAGAGGGGTGTGTGAGTGAGAACGACCCAGAGGAATCAGCACCCCCAGGATCATCTTTGtgcctccgtgtgtgtgtgtttcaggtgTGGAGGGGCTGactgagagaggagagaggaagaaagaggagaagaggaggaggaagaaagagtgagagcgggaggaagggagggggagagagggatgcTCATGCCTTCGTCTAGATTCCCAGGAAGGATGTGGCATCTCCACAGCAAGATCAGGAAATGAAAGCCCCGAGAAGCCACAGCTGATGGGGCCATGGGCCTTGGGCAAGGGCTGGCTGAAGGGTCTCCCAGGGTTGTCTTCATGCCTGCCTCTCTGCAGGCAACAGGATGCTCTTGTCCAGCAAGGGAAGCCTGGGATCCAGGAGCCAAGGGGACTGGTCATGTCACCAGCTCACCTGGCCCTTGTCAGGTCCTCCCCCATACCCGGTCCTGGCCAAGGGACTCAGCTCACCTGGTCCTTGTCAGATCCTCCCCCATGCCTGGTCCTCTCTAAGGGACTCAGCTCACCTGGCCATCATCTGGTGACCGAGCTCACCTGGTCCTTCCCAAGAATCAGCTGGAGCCTCACCTCCAGgacaccccacccctgctgcctTTGCTGTGTCTTCATCACACACATCCAGGAACAAAGGAACAGAAACCCAAAGCACAGCCCTGGGGAGAGGCTTCCCCGCCAGGTGCCCTCCGCAGcccacagggaagttcctgggttttCTGTGGCATCCACATACCGCTCTGGAGGGTCCTGTGCCTTCAGGCCCCCAGAGCCCAGCTGACTTGAGTGGACACAGCAGGCCAGCATGGCACAGAGCTGAGGTAGAGCCatgtgggggctgcagggcccgCCCCTCCCAGCGCGGCTCCCCAGGTGCTGGTCATTCTCCAGGAGCCTCAGCAGCGCGTATGCGCGCCGTCTTCCCCGCtggctccccagcccagagctcGAGTGCCAAGTGCCGAGTacacactggggtggggggtgctcccAGGCGGTCTCCCAGGGCGCGGAGCAGACTCCGGATCCTTGCAGGTGAGTGGGGCCTAGCCCCTGCCAGGGAGCAGGTCGCTCCAGTGCAGAGAGACCTTGGGAACATCCTGCGAAGGACCCGAGGCCGAGGCTGTCACGAGGGAGATGGTGCCCTGCCAGAAGCGCAGGTCCCTGCCTGGCTTTCTCATCCCGCAAAAGCCGGCGGGCATCACAGGTCGAGCAGATTGGGGGCGGCGGACAGGctcaggggttgggggggaaggaACCCGCTGCGTTTCTGGAAGACAGATGAGGATGCGCTCAGCGCTGAGCCAGCGGGACTGTTGCCAGGATGTTGCAGGTGGGGTTCCTGCCTTTTGCGGGGTTCGCCCGCTCCCCGGCGTGGCCAGCTCTGCCCGCCTGTTTCCTTGCCCTGGAGGGAGC encodes:
- the LOC110258195 gene encoding uncharacterized protein LOC110258195, which produces MLRRTPRPTLSRGRWCPGRSSGPCLAFQPRQSRQDFSSHLRPENAWARARDTGLSKDAGALPAKAEKHTSHGTPPNHSTQNPSAQPRRQWRPGPRSPLPQKGSTSWPPLESGHASGALQLVLGGGAWPEEWGIGAGAPGGYHGHSTARSQPHRQLPPWLTARLPPEATEQGRGGNTPPLETPRVPNPGSHTGNARRSFPRLLLSAHATPWGESRGAEKAFDKIQHLFLITTLQNVSLEGTYLNIRKAIYDTPRAAILLSSEKRKVFPWRADTRPGCLLSSLPFNLVLEVLARAVREEEEMQGIPVGKEGVGCPYLKMT